One region of Miscanthus floridulus cultivar M001 chromosome 19, ASM1932011v1, whole genome shotgun sequence genomic DNA includes:
- the LOC136529386 gene encoding transcription factor ILI4-like yields the protein MSSRRSRASVSEEEINELISRLQTLLPSARRRVGREASTTKLLKETCSYIKSLHREVDNLSDRLSDLMATMDHNSPGAEIIRSLLR from the exons atgtcgagccggaggtcccGCGCGTCGGTCTCGGAGGAGGAGATCAACGAGCTTATCTCCAGGCTGCAGACGCTGCTCCCCAGCGCGCGCCGCCGTGTCGGCAGAGAG GCGTCGACGACGAAGCTGCTCAAGGAGACGTGCAGCTACATCAAGAGCCTGCACCGGGAGGTGGACAACCTGAGCGACCGCCTGTCGGACCTCATGGCCACCATGGACCACAACAGCCCCGGCGCCGAGATCATCCGCAGCCTCCTGCGCTAG